In the genome of Desulfofarcimen acetoxidans DSM 771, one region contains:
- a CDS encoding hemolysin family protein, with protein sequence MGDDTSFSIIVAVQIIFALFLVFLNGIFVAAEFSFVKVRPTRLAQLADEGNRKANIAQTIISNIDAYLSVCQLGITLASLGLGWLGEPVVAKIIEPVLGYLGVFSSDVLHYISFVIAFSLVTLMHVVFGELVPKSLAIQRAEKIALYLATPMRIFYYLFYPGIIVFNGTANSILHIIGIQRTSEHEASHSEKELQMLVSESYKSGHLDKDEWRLLQNVFEFEKRIAREILVPRPEVVFLDRRKTLQQNIEIARQSEHTRFPLCDGDNDNVVGLIHIKDLFKLKDETSINDVKRNIMMVPEGIPLDRLLKQFQQCRQQMALVVDEYGGTSGIVTMEDVLEKLVGEIHDEFDNEIPKIIPEKEGTFLVEGRLLLEEAKEMFHLPVTEDTEYDTIGGYVFGELGKRPKVGDIVELPNHRLEVTRIQGLRIQQIRLNILDNKLNRDIHAV encoded by the coding sequence ATGGGTGATGATACGTCGTTTAGTATTATTGTTGCAGTACAAATTATATTCGCGTTGTTTTTGGTTTTTTTAAATGGTATCTTTGTGGCTGCGGAATTCTCCTTTGTTAAAGTAAGACCTACACGTCTAGCGCAACTGGCAGATGAAGGAAACCGGAAAGCAAATATTGCTCAAACTATCATAAGCAATATAGACGCATATCTTTCAGTGTGTCAACTTGGTATAACCCTGGCAAGCCTTGGCTTGGGTTGGCTCGGGGAACCAGTGGTAGCTAAAATTATAGAACCTGTTTTGGGTTACTTAGGGGTATTTTCGTCAGATGTGCTGCATTACATTTCTTTTGTAATTGCATTTAGTTTAGTTACGTTAATGCATGTAGTGTTTGGTGAACTGGTACCAAAATCTTTGGCAATCCAGAGAGCAGAAAAAATAGCCCTGTATCTGGCAACACCTATGCGTATATTTTATTATCTTTTTTATCCGGGGATAATCGTTTTTAACGGTACAGCCAATTCAATATTGCATATCATTGGTATTCAACGTACCAGTGAACATGAGGCAAGTCATAGTGAGAAAGAACTGCAAATGCTTGTTTCCGAAAGTTACAAATCCGGACATTTAGATAAAGATGAGTGGAGATTACTTCAAAATGTTTTTGAATTTGAGAAAAGAATTGCCAGAGAAATATTGGTTCCACGTCCGGAAGTAGTTTTTTTAGATAGAAGAAAAACCCTACAGCAAAATATTGAGATAGCACGGCAATCGGAACATACTCGTTTTCCTCTTTGTGACGGAGATAATGACAATGTGGTTGGTCTTATACACATCAAAGACCTTTTTAAGCTAAAAGATGAAACTAGCATTAATGATGTTAAACGCAATATTATGATGGTACCAGAGGGAATTCCATTAGACAGATTACTCAAGCAATTCCAACAATGCCGCCAGCAGATGGCTTTGGTAGTAGATGAATACGGCGGTACAAGTGGTATAGTTACTATGGAAGATGTTTTGGAAAAATTGGTAGGTGAGATTCATGATGAGTTTGACAATGAGATTCCAAAAATAATCCCAGAAAAAGAAGGGACTTTTCTTGTAGAGGGTCGATTGCTTCTGGAAGAAGCTAAAGAAATGTTTCACCTACCTGTAACTGAGGATACAGAATATGATACTATTGGCGGTTATGTTTTTGGTGAACTCGGCAAACGCCCCAAGGTTGGAGATATTGTGGAACTACCTAATCACCGGCTAGAGGTAACCAGAATTCAAGGACTCCGTATCCAACAAATTCGTTTAAATATCCTTGATAATAAGTTAAATAGAGATATTCATGCAGTATAA
- a CDS encoding VOC family protein, protein MKAFLMFDGNAEEAINYYTSLFEQ, encoded by the coding sequence ATTAAAGCCTTTTTAATGTTTGATGGTAATGCTGAAGAGGCAATAAATTATTATACCTCATTGTTTGAACAATAG
- a CDS encoding carbohydrate-binding protein — translation MHQLKVNNGQGDCDQKAGITVKCLCPDKKDVSIFYNGLLTKSGATQVYLHTGTEDNWNNVYDHRMEPTPYGFEKTIQIESNHLNFCFKDSANNWDNNNGQNWSLSMSQ, via the coding sequence ATGCATCAATTAAAAGTTAATAACGGACAGGGAGACTGCGATCAAAAGGCAGGAATCACGGTCAAGTGTTTATGCCCGGATAAAAAGGACGTAAGCATTTTTTACAATGGTTTACTGACAAAATCGGGAGCTACCCAAGTTTATCTTCATACCGGTACAGAAGACAACTGGAATAATGTATATGATCATCGAATGGAACCTACTCCATACGGTTTTGAAAAAACTATCCAAATTGAGAGCAACCATTTAAATTTCTGCTTCAAAGACAGTGCCAACAACTGGGATAATAATAATGGTCAAAACTGGTCTTTAAGCATGTCCCAATAA